A region of Sphingomonas sp. DNA encodes the following proteins:
- a CDS encoding enoyl-CoA hydratase/isomerase family protein, producing the protein MGSERIAIEMDGGVAHVALDRAEKFNAMDGEMFAAIGEAFRTLGRDPSVRAILLSGRGRHFTAGLDLDYASRQFPPSSDPGRAAEARLRHIEWLQDAFGVVEAARAPVVAAIQGGCIGAGVDLASACDLRVASADAFFQVAEVDVAITADLGTLQRLSHLIPQGVVRELTYTGRRMGAEEAARYGLVNRIEADAAGALAAGLELARTIAAKSPLAVAGAKRSLNYSRGRPIEEGLRDVATWNAGTLVSADLGEAIRARLGKTEPSFGPLDD; encoded by the coding sequence ATGGGAAGCGAGCGGATCGCGATCGAGATGGACGGCGGCGTGGCCCATGTCGCGCTGGACCGGGCCGAGAAGTTCAACGCGATGGACGGCGAGATGTTCGCCGCGATCGGCGAGGCGTTCCGGACATTGGGGCGCGATCCCTCGGTGCGGGCGATCCTGCTCTCCGGGCGGGGCAGGCATTTCACCGCCGGGCTCGACCTCGACTATGCCTCCCGCCAATTCCCGCCGAGCAGCGATCCGGGCCGGGCGGCGGAAGCGCGTCTGCGCCATATCGAATGGCTCCAGGATGCGTTCGGCGTGGTGGAAGCGGCGCGGGCGCCGGTGGTGGCGGCGATCCAGGGCGGCTGCATCGGCGCGGGCGTGGACCTTGCGTCGGCATGCGACCTGCGCGTCGCCAGCGCCGACGCCTTCTTCCAGGTCGCCGAGGTCGATGTGGCGATCACCGCCGATCTCGGCACGCTCCAGCGTCTCTCCCACCTGATCCCGCAGGGCGTGGTGCGCGAGCTCACCTATACCGGCCGGCGGATGGGCGCGGAGGAGGCGGCGCGTTACGGGCTGGTCAACCGGATCGAGGCGGATGCGGCGGGCGCGCTGGCGGCGGGGCTGGAGCTGGCGCGGACGATCGCGGCCAAATCCCCGCTCGCCGTCGCCGGCGCCAAGCGCAGCCTCAATTACAGCCGGGGGCGGCCGATCGAGGAAGGGCTGCGCGACGTCGCCACCTGGAATGCCGGCACGCTCGTCAGCGCCGACCTGGGCGAAGCGATCCGCGCCCGGCTGGGCAAGACCGAGCCGAGCTTCGGGCCGCTGGACGATTGA
- a CDS encoding (2Fe-2S)-binding protein — translation MSRFTVNGQPVHYRMDPDTPLLWALREASNLTGTKYGCGTGHCGACTVHVDGHAVRSCRVAIRDIEGSFVTTIEGLSRDRSHPVQQAFAGVAQEDGGVTDAVPQCGYCIPGMIMAAAALVDRNDAPTDAQIDDAVSNLCRCGIYPRLREAIRRAGRIKAGRERAAAAPPPGVSPEDAAREVPALRVEPRPRRL, via the coding sequence ATGTCCCGCTTTACCGTGAACGGCCAGCCCGTCCACTATCGGATGGATCCCGACACGCCCCTGCTCTGGGCGCTCCGGGAGGCGTCCAATCTCACCGGCACGAAATATGGCTGCGGCACCGGCCATTGCGGGGCCTGCACCGTCCATGTCGATGGTCATGCGGTCCGCTCCTGCCGGGTGGCGATCCGCGACATCGAGGGCAGCTTCGTCACCACGATCGAGGGCCTGTCGCGCGATCGCTCCCATCCGGTGCAGCAGGCCTTTGCCGGCGTCGCGCAGGAGGATGGCGGGGTGACGGACGCGGTGCCGCAATGCGGCTATTGCATCCCGGGCATGATCATGGCCGCCGCCGCTTTGGTCGACCGCAACGATGCGCCGACCGACGCGCAGATCGACGACGCCGTCTCCAATCTGTGCCGCTGCGGCATCTATCCGCGCCTGCGCGAGGCGATCCGCCGGGCCGGCCGGATCAAGGCGGGGCGCGAGCGGGCCGCCGCCGCGCCGCCGCCGGGCGTTTCGCCGGAGGATGCGGCCCGCGAAGTGCCCGCCCTGCGCGTCGAGCCTCGCCCGCGCCGGCTCTAG
- a CDS encoding RcnB family protein: MRKALMGFVMAATVLTPVAAQAQRGDRAEHYQRLEQRNQQRYGNQNRDGNREARQQQRQAQPAPQQQRQAQAPQAQTAPVQTAQRGERRGDGNRGQRGDRGNRGDRGNRGDSGYQRGWQGPNNPGTQRDADRYNRRAQENAIRYGTPAQRRDAIRDARRDDRRDWRGDRRDDRRAGNRNWNRDWNRGWRNDRRYDWQRWRYSNRNAYRLPAYYAPYRGWNYSRFSIGFMLQPLFYSQRYWIGDPWQYRLPAAPYGTQWVRYYNDVLLVDIYTGEVVDVIYDFFW; this comes from the coding sequence ATGCGCAAGGCATTGATGGGATTTGTGATGGCGGCGACGGTGTTGACCCCGGTCGCGGCCCAGGCGCAGCGCGGTGATCGCGCCGAGCATTATCAGCGGCTCGAGCAGCGCAATCAGCAGCGTTACGGCAACCAGAATCGCGACGGCAATCGCGAGGCGCGCCAGCAGCAGCGTCAGGCGCAGCCCGCGCCGCAGCAGCAGCGCCAGGCGCAGGCGCCCCAGGCGCAGACCGCGCCGGTGCAGACCGCACAGCGCGGTGAGCGTCGCGGCGACGGCAATCGCGGCCAGCGTGGCGACCGTGGTAATCGTGGCGACCGCGGCAATCGCGGGGACAGCGGCTATCAGCGCGGCTGGCAGGGTCCGAACAACCCGGGCACGCAGCGCGACGCCGATCGCTACAATCGCCGCGCCCAGGAAAATGCGATCCGTTACGGCACGCCGGCCCAGCGCCGCGATGCCATCCGTGACGCGCGCCGCGACGACCGCCGCGACTGGCGGGGCGACCGGCGCGACGACCGCCGTGCTGGCAACCGGAACTGGAACCGCGACTGGAATCGCGGCTGGCGCAACGACCGGCGCTATGATTGGCAGCGCTGGCGCTACAGCAACCGCAACGCCTATCGCCTGCCGGCCTATTACGCGCCCTATCGCGGCTGGAACTACAGCCGCTTCTCGATCGGCTTCATGCTGCAGCCGCTCTTCTACAGCCAGCGTTACTGGATCGGCGATCCCTGGCAGTATCGCCTGCCGGCGGCGCCTTACGGAACGCAGTGGGTGCGCTACTATAACGACGTGCTGCTGGTGGACATCTACACCGGCGAAGTCGTCGATGTGATCTACGACTTCTTTTGGTAG
- a CDS encoding 2OG-Fe(II) oxygenase, producing MSAPDAKIAIGNEVRARLLANPAALKLPSNDLDIFIVRDVLDAAMCAGLIRLIDARRAPSQLLAPAADPDFRTSESCDLDPADPRVRQVEARVRAITGIPATHGETIQGQRYAVGQQFKPHHDFFFTDQPYWEEMERSGGQRTWTAMIFLNMPEGGGQTAFPGLDLRIAPRVGNLLIWNNMDAHGLPNPHSLHQGMPVTAGVKYVITKWHRERPWGTWSAPTY from the coding sequence ATGTCCGCCCCCGATGCCAAGATCGCGATCGGCAATGAGGTCCGCGCCCGCTTGCTGGCGAATCCGGCGGCGCTCAAGCTGCCGTCGAACGATCTCGACATCTTCATCGTGCGCGACGTGCTCGATGCCGCCATGTGCGCGGGCCTCATCCGTCTGATCGACGCCCGGCGCGCGCCGTCGCAATTGCTCGCGCCCGCCGCCGATCCCGATTTCCGCACCAGCGAGAGCTGCGATCTCGATCCCGCCGATCCGCGGGTCCGCCAGGTGGAGGCCAGGGTTCGCGCGATCACCGGCATCCCGGCGACGCATGGCGAAACGATCCAGGGCCAGCGTTACGCCGTCGGTCAGCAATTCAAGCCGCATCACGATTTCTTCTTCACCGACCAGCCTTATTGGGAGGAGATGGAGCGCAGCGGCGGTCAGCGTACCTGGACGGCGATGATCTTCCTCAACATGCCGGAGGGGGGTGGCCAGACCGCCTTTCCCGGTCTCGATCTCAGGATTGCGCCGCGCGTCGGCAATCTCCTCATCTGGAACAATATGGACGCGCACGGCCTGCCCAATCCTCATTCGCTGCACCAGGGCATGCCGGTCACGGCCGGCGTCAAATATGTCATCACCAAATGGCATCGCGAGCGCCCCTGGGGCACCTGGTCCGCGCCCACTTACTGA
- a CDS encoding DUF885 domain-containing protein, with protein sequence MNRRVFLLAATALVLTAPAMIPVPALAQAAPAAESPSERLHRLFRESDEANLQRNPISALFRGDFRYADRIGNYLTDAHDAAEKAAAERELAALAAIDRAALDPTDRLAYDVFRFRREDDLADYAPDLLALTNVRPINHFSGLHTFYPVLASGRSAAPFRNVEDYENNLRRHREFVEIVDRAIGRFRQGLASGVVDTRLTITNVIQQLDTQLADAPEASPYFGPAQNFPEAVPEADRSRLREALLISIRDEIFPAYRRLRDFLADEYLPQARAGDGLVHMRGGERLYARLIEANTTLPLTADYVHDLGLSEVARIRGEMEAIRARVGFAGTLTDFFEFLRTDPQFEPQSREWLRDEYYAIGRRVDERIGEYFSTLPRTRLEIREVEAFREQNEAAGSYQDGTPDGSRPGVFYYNAYDLPSRRTYGMETLYLHEGAPGHHFQISLANENEALPNFMRYGGNTAFVEGWALYAETLWDELGMETDPYQRFGGLNDEMLRAMRLVVDTGIHARGWTRDQAIQYMLDNSGMSRTEVVSEVERYIAIPGQALAYKIGQLKILELRARAEQALGDRFDLREFHAQVLMTGALPLTVLERKIDDWIAARRAG encoded by the coding sequence ATGAATCGTCGCGTCTTCCTGCTCGCCGCTACTGCTCTTGTGCTGACGGCACCGGCCATGATTCCGGTTCCCGCGCTCGCGCAGGCTGCGCCGGCGGCCGAATCGCCAAGCGAGCGGCTGCACCGCCTGTTCCGCGAGAGCGACGAGGCGAATCTTCAACGCAACCCGATCTCGGCGCTGTTCCGGGGGGATTTCCGCTATGCCGACCGGATCGGCAATTATCTCACCGATGCGCATGACGCGGCGGAGAAGGCGGCGGCGGAGCGGGAGCTGGCCGCGCTCGCGGCGATCGACCGCGCCGCGCTCGATCCCACCGATCGCCTTGCCTACGATGTGTTCCGGTTCCGGCGCGAGGACGATCTCGCCGATTATGCGCCCGATCTGCTGGCACTCACCAATGTGCGGCCGATCAACCATTTCAGCGGCCTGCACACTTTCTATCCCGTCCTGGCTTCCGGCCGCAGCGCCGCGCCGTTCCGCAATGTCGAGGATTACGAGAACAATCTGCGGCGCCACCGCGAGTTCGTCGAGATCGTCGATCGCGCGATCGGCCGCTTCCGCCAGGGCCTCGCATCGGGGGTGGTCGATACCCGCCTCACCATCACCAACGTGATCCAGCAGCTCGACACGCAGCTCGCCGACGCGCCGGAGGCGTCGCCCTATTTCGGTCCCGCGCAGAATTTTCCCGAAGCCGTCCCGGAGGCCGATCGCTCTCGGCTGCGCGAGGCGCTCCTGATTTCGATCCGCGACGAGATTTTCCCGGCCTATCGCCGGCTGCGCGATTTCCTCGCGGACGAATATCTGCCCCAGGCTCGTGCCGGCGACGGCCTCGTCCACATGCGTGGCGGCGAGCGGCTCTATGCCCGGCTGATCGAGGCGAATACGACGCTGCCGTTGACGGCGGATTATGTCCACGATCTCGGCCTCAGCGAAGTCGCGCGCATCCGCGGTGAGATGGAGGCGATCCGCGCCCGCGTCGGCTTTGCCGGCACGCTCACCGACTTCTTCGAGTTTCTGCGCACCGACCCGCAGTTCGAGCCGCAAAGCCGCGAATGGCTGCGCGACGAATATTATGCGATCGGTCGCCGGGTGGATGAGCGGATCGGGGAATATTTTTCCACGCTCCCCCGCACCCGCCTGGAAATCCGCGAGGTCGAGGCCTTCCGCGAGCAGAACGAGGCGGCCGGCTCCTATCAGGACGGCACGCCGGACGGATCGCGGCCAGGCGTCTTTTATTACAACGCCTATGATCTGCCTTCGCGGCGGACCTACGGCATGGAGACGCTCTATCTCCACGAAGGCGCGCCGGGTCATCATTTCCAGATCAGCCTGGCCAACGAGAATGAGGCACTGCCCAATTTCATGCGCTACGGCGGCAACACCGCCTTCGTCGAAGGCTGGGCGCTCTATGCCGAGACCCTGTGGGACGAACTCGGGATGGAGACCGATCCCTATCAGCGTTTCGGCGGGCTCAACGACGAGATGCTGCGCGCGATGCGCCTCGTCGTCGATACCGGCATCCATGCGCGCGGCTGGACCCGCGATCAGGCGATCCAGTACATGCTCGACAATAGCGGCATGAGCCGGACCGAAGTGGTGAGCGAGGTCGAGCGCTACATTGCCATTCCCGGCCAGGCGCTCGCCTACAAGATCGGTCAGCTCAAGATCCTGGAGCTGCGCGCGCGGGCCGAGCAGGCGCTGGGCGACCGCTTCGACCTGCGCGAGTTTCATGCCCAGGTGTTGATGACCGGCGCGCTGCCGCTCACCGTGCTGGAGCGCAAGATCGACGACTGGATCGCGGCGCGCCGCGCGGGCTAA
- a CDS encoding TCR/Tet family MFS transporter — MSLRTRFQPAIAFIFVTAVLDIMAMGIVIPVLPTLVEEFAGSNAKAGIYNGLFVAIWAAMQFVFSPVIGSLSDRFGRRPVILISTAGLAADFALMALAPNLWWLALARILGGITSSSFTTVYAYMADITPPERRARAYGLIGAAFSLGFIAGPLIGGVLGEWGPRVPFWWAAGLCGIAFLYGLFVLPESLPPERRMGFSWRRANPLGALKLLGSHPELTGLSIVNFLLYFAHHVFSAVFVLHAAYRFGWSSWEVGMTLALWGALDALVQGVLVGPVVKRIGDRATMLIGLAVGGVGLAGLGLAATPWQYIAALVVSALWGFAMPTLMSLMTQRVSEREQGQLQGANMSVASIAGIASPLFFGWLYSVTVGPLAWVEAPGLAYLIAAAILLGGAALGLVVARRAAARG, encoded by the coding sequence ATGTCGCTCCGCACTCGATTCCAGCCGGCGATCGCCTTCATCTTCGTCACCGCCGTGCTCGACATCATGGCGATGGGGATCGTCATCCCCGTGCTGCCGACCCTGGTCGAGGAATTCGCCGGATCGAATGCGAAGGCCGGCATCTATAACGGCCTGTTCGTCGCGATCTGGGCGGCGATGCAGTTCGTCTTCTCGCCAGTGATCGGTTCGCTGTCCGACCGGTTCGGGCGGCGGCCGGTGATCCTGATCTCGACGGCGGGGCTGGCGGCGGATTTCGCGCTGATGGCGCTGGCGCCGAACCTGTGGTGGCTGGCGCTGGCCCGCATCCTGGGCGGCATCACCTCGTCCAGCTTCACCACCGTCTACGCCTATATGGCCGACATCACCCCGCCGGAGCGGAGGGCGCGGGCCTACGGCCTGATCGGCGCGGCATTCAGCCTCGGGTTCATCGCCGGGCCGCTGATCGGCGGCGTGCTGGGCGAATGGGGACCGCGCGTCCCCTTCTGGTGGGCGGCCGGACTGTGCGGCATCGCCTTCCTTTACGGCCTCTTCGTGCTGCCCGAATCGCTGCCGCCGGAGCGGCGGATGGGCTTTTCGTGGCGGCGCGCCAATCCGCTCGGCGCGTTGAAGCTGCTCGGCTCGCATCCCGAGCTGACCGGCCTCTCGATCGTCAATTTCCTGCTCTATTTCGCCCATCACGTCTTCTCGGCCGTGTTCGTGCTCCACGCCGCCTATCGCTTCGGCTGGTCCTCCTGGGAAGTAGGCATGACTTTGGCCTTGTGGGGGGCGCTCGACGCTTTGGTGCAGGGCGTACTCGTCGGTCCGGTGGTAAAGCGGATCGGCGACCGGGCGACGATGCTGATCGGGCTCGCGGTCGGCGGCGTCGGGCTGGCCGGGCTCGGCCTCGCGGCGACGCCCTGGCAGTATATCGCCGCGCTGGTGGTGAGCGCGCTGTGGGGCTTCGCGATGCCGACGCTCATGTCGCTGATGACCCAGCGGGTCAGCGAGCGCGAGCAGGGGCAGCTCCAGGGCGCGAACATGAGCGTCGCCAGCATCGCCGGCATCGCCTCGCCGCTCTTCTTCGGCTGGCTCTATTCGGTCACCGTCGGCCCGCTCGCCTGGGTCGAGGCGCCGGGGCTCGCCTACCTGATCGCCGCCGCGATCCTGCTCGGCGGCGCCGCGCTCGGCCTCGTCGTCGCGCGGCGGGCGGCGGCGCGGGGTTAG